The following proteins come from a genomic window of Streptomyces sp. NBC_00539:
- a CDS encoding low temperature requirement protein A, whose product MSSVPESLRLRREVSPLELFYDLVFVFAVSQLSHHLLEHLTRRGSAETAVLLVAVEDCPTTTVAYEPAP is encoded by the coding sequence ATGAGCAGCGTGCCCGAGTCGTTGAGACTGCGGCGGGAAGTGTCTCCGTTGGAGCTGTTCTACGACCTCGTCTTCGTCTTCGCGGTCTCCCAGCTCTCCCACCACCTCCTGGAGCACCTGACCAGGCGCGGCTCCGCGGAGACGGCCGTCCTGCTGGTGGCGGTGGAGGACTGCCCCACCACAACCGTCGCCTACGAGCCCGCCCCCTGA
- a CDS encoding cupin domain-containing protein produces MTIKDIGPEPQSFDLEKATLENTNYRAVAWSGKYLQLTLMSIPVGEDIGLEAHPETDQFLRLDAGRGRVQMGRTKDRLDFDREVEDGWAIFVPAGTWHNVTNIGDETLQLYAVYAPVHHASGKIHATSVDAERDEDSGNDAPPPWSVQPAQQPSDKHA; encoded by the coding sequence ATGACCATCAAGGACATCGGGCCGGAACCTCAAAGCTTCGACCTCGAGAAGGCGACGCTCGAGAACACGAACTATCGTGCGGTCGCCTGGTCCGGTAAGTACCTCCAGTTGACTCTCATGTCTATCCCGGTGGGTGAGGACATCGGCTTGGAGGCCCACCCGGAAACTGACCAATTCCTACGACTCGACGCGGGCCGGGGCCGCGTCCAGATGGGCCGCACTAAGGATCGACTCGACTTCGACCGGGAGGTCGAAGATGGCTGGGCGATCTTCGTACCCGCCGGCACGTGGCATAACGTCACCAACATTGGTGACGAGACCCTGCAGCTCTATGCCGTATACGCGCCGGTCCACCACGCGTCGGGCAAGATCCATGCGACATCCGTCGACGCGGAGCGCGACGAGGACTCGGGCAACGACGCGCCACCACCCTGGTCGGTCCAGCCTGCCCAGCAGCCATCGGACAAACACGCCTGA
- a CDS encoding flavodoxin family protein gives MSRSFLFLLASARPDGNSELLARAAAQQLGAGTEQTWLDLTQLSLTDYVDERHAPGGATDGDEVEAALHRATLDASDIVIVSPLYWYSVSSYAKRYLDYWSKWLATPDPGFKAKMAGRTLWGVTAMAHQQEVVAEPLRLTLHHTAAYMGMRFGGVLLGNGTRPGHVLADERAAERAKAFFAREAPLAHFPYEA, from the coding sequence GTGTCCCGTTCTTTCCTCTTCCTCCTCGCTAGCGCCCGCCCGGATGGCAATTCCGAGCTGCTGGCGCGGGCCGCGGCGCAGCAGTTGGGAGCGGGCACGGAGCAGACGTGGCTGGACCTGACGCAGCTTTCCCTGACCGACTACGTGGACGAGCGGCATGCGCCGGGCGGGGCCACCGACGGGGACGAGGTCGAGGCGGCGCTGCACCGGGCCACCCTCGACGCCTCGGACATCGTCATCGTCTCGCCGCTCTACTGGTATTCGGTGTCCTCATACGCCAAGCGCTACCTGGACTACTGGTCCAAGTGGCTCGCCACACCGGACCCCGGCTTCAAGGCGAAGATGGCCGGTAGGACGCTTTGGGGCGTGACGGCCATGGCGCACCAGCAGGAGGTGGTCGCGGAGCCGCTGCGGCTCACCCTTCACCACACGGCGGCGTACATGGGCATGCGGTTCGGCGGGGTGCTGCTCGGGAACGGTACCCGGCCGGGACACGTGCTCGCCGACGAGCGGGCGGCGGAACGGGCCAAAGCGTTCTTCGCCCGCGAGGCGCCGCTCGCCCATTTCCCTTACGAGGCGTAG
- a CDS encoding carboxylesterase/lipase family protein yields MTAPRPHGKAGLRAALLTSLCTVVLLSVTAVPAAGAGPGSPDSEQKGRTVVRTEQGLVRGMAHDSYTAFDGIAYAAPPVGPLRWRVPAPAPAWQGVRDATRPGQRCMQMPAPGAGAVIGSEDCLYLNVTVPAAKPTAKRRPVLVWMHGGAFLGGSGSDYSAERLAVQGDAIVVTVNYRLGIFGYFGHSGLDAAPPFGLADQQAALRWVRANAARFGGDPGSVTLFGESAGALSICAHLTSPTAAGLFQRAVLQSGSCLTSFPRGALAPGTPAYEPFASQAEVQSAGAEAARQLGCTEGGGDEVLACLRGQSTDRLATAQLMQSFNRPAFGNGLLPMAPAQALASGRFHRVPVILGTNHDEMRMFVGLSLAAFPIRTEGDYRARLAEAFGAAAPAVEARYPAAHHPSPALAWAAVLSDRSFTCTTLAAGRAIAAHAPGVPLYGYEFNDQNAPVLAGLPADPGFPYGAAHGFEMPYLFTSLPTERPLNDGQRALSDQMVGYWTNFARTGNPNTAAAAFWPALPASLAHAAPVQSLAPGPGGIHPADAYSAHGCSFWDRLSQ; encoded by the coding sequence ATGACAGCCCCGCGTCCGCACGGGAAAGCCGGACTCCGCGCGGCGCTCCTCACCTCGCTGTGCACCGTGGTACTGCTGTCGGTCACTGCCGTGCCCGCGGCCGGCGCAGGCCCCGGGTCCCCGGACTCCGAGCAGAAGGGCCGCACCGTCGTACGGACAGAGCAGGGCCTGGTACGCGGCATGGCCCACGACTCGTACACCGCATTCGACGGCATCGCCTACGCCGCGCCGCCGGTCGGACCGCTGCGCTGGCGCGTCCCCGCGCCTGCCCCCGCGTGGCAGGGTGTCCGGGACGCAACGAGGCCCGGTCAGCGCTGTATGCAGATGCCCGCACCAGGTGCGGGCGCGGTCATCGGCTCGGAGGACTGCCTCTACCTCAACGTCACGGTACCGGCGGCGAAGCCGACAGCGAAGAGGCGGCCCGTCCTGGTGTGGATGCACGGCGGTGCGTTCCTGGGCGGTTCTGGCAGTGACTACAGTGCTGAACGGCTGGCGGTCCAGGGTGACGCCATCGTCGTCACGGTCAACTACCGGTTGGGGATCTTCGGATACTTCGGCCACTCCGGCTTGGACGCCGCCCCGCCGTTCGGCCTGGCGGACCAGCAAGCCGCTCTCCGTTGGGTTCGGGCGAACGCCGCGCGTTTCGGCGGAGATCCGGGCAGTGTCACGCTGTTCGGTGAGTCCGCAGGCGCCCTCAGCATCTGTGCCCACCTCACCTCGCCGACGGCCGCCGGACTCTTCCAACGGGCCGTCCTGCAAAGCGGTTCCTGCCTCACCTCCTTCCCGCGCGGCGCGCTCGCCCCGGGAACACCGGCGTACGAGCCGTTCGCCTCACAGGCCGAGGTCCAGTCGGCCGGTGCGGAAGCCGCCCGGCAACTGGGCTGTACAGAGGGCGGCGGGGACGAAGTTCTGGCGTGTCTGCGCGGGCAGAGCACGGATCGTCTCGCCACCGCGCAACTGATGCAGTCCTTCAACCGGCCCGCCTTCGGCAACGGACTGCTGCCCATGGCACCTGCTCAGGCGTTGGCATCGGGACGCTTCCACCGCGTGCCGGTCATCCTGGGCACCAACCACGATGAGATGCGCATGTTCGTCGGCCTGTCGCTCGCCGCCTTCCCGATCCGCACCGAGGGCGACTACCGAGCCCGCCTGGCGGAGGCCTTCGGGGCCGCGGCCCCTGCCGTCGAAGCGCGATATCCGGCAGCACACCATCCCTCTCCGGCGCTGGCCTGGGCAGCGGTGCTGTCCGATCGGTCCTTCACGTGCACCACACTGGCAGCCGGCCGGGCCATCGCGGCGCACGCCCCTGGTGTCCCCCTCTACGGCTACGAGTTCAACGATCAGAACGCTCCCGTGCTCGCCGGCCTGCCGGCGGACCCGGGCTTTCCCTACGGTGCGGCGCACGGCTTCGAGATGCCCTACCTGTTCACCTCGCTCCCCACCGAACGACCGCTGAACGACGGCCAGCGCGCCCTGTCAGACCAAATGGTCGGCTACTGGACGAACTTCGCGCGCACCGGTAACCCGAACACCGCCGCCGCCGCGTTCTGGCCCGCCCTCCCTGCCTCGCTCGCTCACGCGGCACCGGTGCAGTCGCTGGCTCCGGGACCGGGCGGGATCCACCCCGCCGACGCCTATTCCGCACACGGATGCTCATTCTGGGACCGCTTGTCCCAGTGA
- a CDS encoding helix-turn-helix domain-containing protein, translated as MTHDTWSIGELAAGTGLPVKTLRYYSDSGLLPVASRSTGGHRRYGPEAWERIQLIRRLRALDTPIATITQVVTGERTLGELVTTELEAVQERLTELRWREATLRSLEDCPSEERLRRLEILSRVQRLPEAHRRLTDHWYRQLSATMPKHRLDIMVAMLAPAPPHDPVPATALAYAELHLLTSTPGFTRWTQDHDEEMRDGPAFYAEIDEAAALTAAALAQGLPPGGDAVNAFVSAHARARRESDTPAFRAHLHRVVSRSSGFDPRLQRYWALVSTATAGRVLNMTVAHRWLTDGLSLSIAPTKT; from the coding sequence GTGACGCACGACACGTGGAGCATCGGTGAACTCGCGGCCGGAACGGGCTTGCCCGTCAAGACACTCCGCTACTACTCCGACAGCGGTCTGCTGCCGGTGGCCTCTCGTAGCACCGGTGGTCATCGGCGCTACGGCCCCGAGGCGTGGGAGCGGATCCAGCTCATCAGACGTCTGCGGGCGCTGGACACCCCGATCGCGACGATCACGCAGGTCGTCACGGGGGAGCGCACGCTCGGGGAACTGGTGACGACCGAGCTCGAAGCGGTGCAGGAACGACTGACCGAACTGCGGTGGCGCGAGGCCACGCTGAGGTCACTGGAGGACTGCCCCAGCGAGGAACGGCTCCGGCGTCTGGAGATACTCTCCCGCGTGCAGCGCCTCCCCGAGGCCCACCGCAGGCTCACTGATCATTGGTACCGCCAGCTGTCGGCGACCATGCCCAAGCACCGGCTCGACATCATGGTCGCCATGCTGGCTCCCGCCCCACCGCACGATCCCGTCCCCGCCACGGCCCTGGCCTACGCCGAGCTGCACCTGCTCACTTCCACGCCCGGTTTCACCCGCTGGACCCAGGACCACGACGAGGAGATGCGGGACGGCCCGGCCTTCTACGCGGAGATCGACGAAGCCGCCGCGCTGACGGCCGCCGCTCTGGCCCAAGGCCTGCCGCCCGGTGGCGACGCGGTGAACGCGTTCGTCTCCGCCCATGCGCGAGCCCGACGAGAGTCGGACACCCCCGCCTTCCGCGCACACCTGCACCGGGTGGTGTCGCGGTCATCCGGCTTCGATCCCCGACTGCAGCGGTATTGGGCCCTGGTCAGCACCGCAACGGCCGGGCGCGTCCTGAACATGACCGTGGCACATCGATGGCTCACCGACGGGCTGTCGCTGTCGATCGCCCCAACGAAGACCTGA
- a CDS encoding serine/threonine-protein kinase, with amino-acid sequence MDTVFHPLEGDDPRSVAGYRIVARLGAGGMGKVYLSYTPGGRPVAIKVIRPEFGEDAEFRRRFQQEVRAAERVQGLYTAPVIDSDTEGRHPWLATAYVPGPSLADAVQRHGGLPVPTVLLLVAGVAEALQVIHGAGIVHRDLKPSNVLLAGDGPRVIDFGIARAADATALTGSGVTIGTPAFMAPEQAAGDAVTPATDIFALGQVAAYAATGLPAFGEGTSHGVLYRIVHEQPDLTGLPPQLQELVAHCLAKEPAARPSVDEVLALCRAANGDAPLRRPEAWLPGAVAADITLRTAAPAPPEVTRVPAAPAPAPPGHEPTVTAAPAAPPAVQGAYGPPTPPPPGPYAQPSMPPGYPPQPSAPGRPTRRPGMAVAFGLALALLAGGGVYLVSRNSGTEEQAAGKGKGASSTPNASQSPAGATKAPEPVTRTGINLPENYTLRFGDGELRPQESGGSVGDLEFGGHSLPYRVLTQAGNHLVLLDPEQAGSLETCRDETRFADYIPLDKLSPGAQFCVLTKAGHIGLITFRGQTANTDPAFHVTLDATVWRRAVAPS; translated from the coding sequence TTGGACACCGTCTTTCATCCGCTGGAGGGCGACGACCCGCGGTCCGTGGCCGGATACCGCATCGTGGCCAGGCTCGGCGCAGGCGGCATGGGCAAGGTGTACCTCTCGTACACTCCGGGCGGACGGCCCGTCGCGATCAAGGTGATCCGGCCGGAGTTCGGCGAAGACGCCGAGTTCCGCCGCCGCTTCCAGCAGGAGGTGCGGGCCGCCGAGCGCGTGCAGGGGCTGTACACCGCGCCCGTGATCGACTCCGACACCGAGGGCCGCCACCCCTGGCTTGCCACGGCCTACGTCCCCGGGCCCTCCCTGGCCGACGCCGTGCAGCGGCACGGCGGACTGCCCGTGCCCACCGTGCTGCTCCTGGTCGCGGGCGTCGCCGAGGCCCTGCAGGTCATCCATGGGGCCGGCATCGTCCACCGCGACCTCAAGCCGTCCAACGTGCTGCTCGCGGGCGACGGGCCCCGCGTCATCGACTTCGGCATCGCACGGGCCGCCGACGCGACCGCCCTCACCGGCAGCGGCGTCACCATCGGCACCCCGGCCTTCATGGCACCCGAACAGGCTGCGGGCGATGCGGTCACCCCGGCCACCGACATCTTCGCGCTCGGCCAGGTCGCAGCGTACGCGGCGACCGGCCTGCCCGCGTTCGGCGAGGGCACCTCGCACGGGGTGCTCTACCGCATCGTCCACGAGCAGCCCGACCTCACCGGACTCCCGCCCCAGCTCCAGGAGTTGGTGGCCCACTGCCTCGCCAAGGAGCCGGCGGCCAGGCCCTCGGTCGACGAGGTTCTCGCGCTGTGCCGGGCCGCCAACGGTGACGCGCCACTGCGCCGCCCCGAGGCCTGGCTGCCCGGCGCGGTCGCCGCCGACATCACGCTGCGCACGGCGGCGCCCGCACCGCCCGAGGTGACCCGGGTTCCCGCGGCCCCGGCACCGGCGCCGCCCGGCCACGAGCCGACGGTGACCGCCGCGCCCGCCGCGCCGCCCGCCGTCCAGGGCGCGTACGGACCGCCGACGCCTCCCCCTCCGGGCCCCTATGCCCAGCCTTCGATGCCACCGGGCTACCCGCCCCAGCCGTCCGCGCCGGGCCGCCCGACCCGGCGGCCGGGCATGGCGGTGGCGTTCGGGCTCGCCCTGGCGCTGCTCGCCGGCGGCGGCGTGTACCTCGTGAGCCGCAACTCCGGCACGGAAGAACAGGCCGCCGGGAAGGGGAAGGGGGCCTCGTCCACCCCGAACGCCTCGCAGTCGCCGGCCGGCGCGACCAAGGCGCCGGAGCCGGTCACCCGCACGGGCATCAACCTGCCGGAAAACTACACCCTGAGGTTCGGCGACGGTGAGCTGCGGCCGCAGGAGTCTGGCGGCTCCGTCGGCGACCTGGAGTTCGGCGGGCACTCGCTCCCGTACCGCGTGCTCACCCAGGCGGGCAACCACCTCGTGCTGCTCGACCCGGAGCAGGCCGGATCCCTGGAGACCTGCCGCGACGAGACGCGCTTCGCCGACTACATCCCCCTGGACAAGTTGTCCCCGGGCGCCCAGTTCTGCGTCCTCACCAAGGCGGGTCACATCGGTCTGATCACCTTCCGGGGGCAGACGGCCAACACCGACCCCGCCTTCCACGTCACCCTCGACGCCACCGTCTGGCGCCGGGCCGTCGCGCCCTCCTAG
- a CDS encoding RICIN domain-containing protein yields MTSAARLLSAPAVALALLGSVLAAAPAGAATPVSAAGTDAYTFTNTDGTLNATGTGDGNQISVTPDGTNFPTWRLIKLSSPGTFNIASISSGKCVYASQPAVQQSCGKDGEQWNFRPVDGKPNSFGIVRRDESSGAEYCMDNRGGLHLWGILAQPNPCNGSASQEWTVPAAKAAEARSLALDYYSDLCSKKISSCSWTQKYEGRPEVLPRQPASSVWYNDTSTTMKQIFTTIYHSGWAQSFSAGLSTSVGVTTPIQAIISNQLTATQTYTSDESTINGIAVEVPSKNYAWVDFAAVGKKVTGTWTFDTDNQPWTTDATVTVPVINSTAGSTMYVAHTGATPPGSDTASPDVKPTALAKTASGTVDLPAGTELAAVQGGIQVSDANGAVIATVQPGTVTDTSGAAHKVFLAVNGATVTQTIEGVTGETVTGTISPPTFSLGTTAASPAAATKAAGMMTTHMMTTASFKASPTAASSDAHDKCMAKEIGSGIVSGALGGLVGGPQAAAGGMLLGAVTGIAKGIVNCPK; encoded by the coding sequence ATGACGAGCGCTGCGAGACTCCTCAGCGCGCCGGCTGTCGCACTGGCCCTCCTGGGCTCCGTCCTCGCCGCGGCACCGGCGGGCGCCGCGACCCCGGTCAGCGCCGCCGGGACTGACGCCTACACCTTCACCAACACGGACGGCACCCTCAACGCGACGGGCACCGGCGACGGGAACCAGATATCCGTCACCCCCGACGGAACCAACTTCCCGACCTGGCGCCTGATCAAGCTCAGTTCCCCCGGAACCTTCAACATCGCCAGCATCTCCTCCGGCAAGTGCGTCTACGCCTCCCAACCTGCCGTGCAGCAGTCCTGCGGCAAGGACGGCGAGCAGTGGAACTTCCGCCCGGTCGACGGCAAGCCCAACTCCTTCGGCATCGTCCGGCGCGACGAGAGCAGCGGGGCCGAGTACTGCATGGACAACCGGGGCGGCCTGCACCTGTGGGGCATCCTCGCCCAGCCCAACCCGTGCAACGGTAGCGCGAGCCAGGAGTGGACGGTCCCCGCCGCGAAGGCGGCCGAGGCCAGGAGCCTCGCGCTCGACTACTACAGCGACCTGTGTTCCAAGAAGATCTCCTCCTGTTCGTGGACACAGAAATACGAGGGCCGACCCGAGGTGCTGCCGCGCCAGCCCGCATCGTCGGTTTGGTACAACGACACCAGCACCACGATGAAGCAGATCTTCACCACGATCTACCACTCCGGCTGGGCCCAGTCGTTCTCCGCCGGGCTGTCGACGTCGGTCGGCGTCACCACCCCGATCCAGGCCATAATCAGCAACCAGCTGACCGCGACGCAGACGTACACCTCGGACGAGTCGACGATCAACGGGATCGCGGTCGAGGTCCCCTCCAAGAACTACGCCTGGGTCGACTTCGCGGCCGTGGGCAAGAAGGTCACCGGCACCTGGACCTTCGACACCGACAACCAGCCGTGGACGACCGACGCCACCGTCACCGTCCCCGTCATCAACTCGACGGCCGGCTCGACGATGTACGTCGCCCACACCGGCGCCACACCGCCGGGGAGCGACACCGCAAGCCCGGACGTGAAGCCCACCGCCCTGGCGAAGACCGCTTCGGGCACCGTGGACCTTCCGGCGGGGACCGAACTGGCCGCAGTGCAGGGCGGCATTCAGGTCAGTGACGCGAACGGCGCCGTCATCGCGACCGTGCAGCCCGGCACCGTCACGGACACGAGCGGCGCGGCCCACAAGGTCTTCCTCGCGGTCAACGGCGCCACCGTCACCCAGACCATCGAAGGCGTCACCGGTGAGACCGTCACCGGCACCATCTCACCCCCGACCTTCTCCCTGGGCACGACCGCCGCCTCTCCGGCCGCCGCGACGAAGGCGGCCGGAATGATGACGACCCACATGATGACGACCGCCTCCTTCAAGGCCTCGCCCACTGCGGCGAGCAGCGACGCCCACGACAAGTGCATGGCCAAGGAGATCGGCAGCGGCATCGTCAGCGGAGCCCTCGGTGGTCTCGTGGGCGGCCCCCAGGCGGCGGCCGGCGGAATGCTCCTCGGCGCGGTCACCGGCATCGCCAAGGGCATTGTTAACTGCCCGAAGTAG
- a CDS encoding DUF732 domain-containing protein, with protein MKRTTAAAIAITAALAASLTACGDSSDDKAAPTAPTAVGTPAGQATPSASASAVKPSNGMPPRPTGAARDAYLAAITIVAPNTAADPDKAIDAGRNQCSALNGGAQNPDHAAAQRFGNDAHPLTDAQGKAINAALRATMCPAT; from the coding sequence ATGAAGCGCACAACCGCCGCCGCCATCGCGATCACGGCCGCCCTCGCCGCCTCGCTCACCGCCTGCGGAGACAGCAGCGATGACAAGGCGGCACCGACCGCACCTACGGCCGTCGGCACGCCCGCGGGGCAGGCCACGCCTTCGGCGAGCGCGTCGGCGGTCAAGCCGTCGAATGGCATGCCGCCGAGGCCTACCGGCGCCGCCCGCGACGCGTACCTCGCCGCGATCACGATAGTTGCGCCCAACACCGCCGCCGACCCCGACAAGGCCATCGACGCGGGCCGGAATCAGTGCTCCGCGCTGAACGGGGGTGCCCAGAACCCTGACCATGCCGCGGCGCAGCGATTCGGGAACGACGCCCACCCTCTCACCGACGCCCAGGGCAAGGCCATCAACGCCGCATTGCGCGCGACCATGTGTCCCGCGACCTGA
- a CDS encoding STAS domain-containing protein produces MTTPLALTTARRPDDTTVLKAVGEIDMSNTDTLTSALDSLPGKLLVDLTEVEYLDSAGVSVLFTHAGRIEIIATPLLIPVLTISGLADLATVHERGA; encoded by the coding sequence ATGACCACCCCTCTCGCCCTCACCACCGCGCGCCGACCGGATGACACGACAGTCCTCAAGGCCGTCGGGGAAATCGACATGAGCAACACCGACACGCTCACCTCAGCTCTCGATTCCCTTCCAGGCAAACTGCTCGTTGACCTCACCGAAGTCGAATACCTCGACAGCGCCGGCGTGAGCGTCCTGTTCACTCATGCCGGCCGAATCGAAATCATCGCCACCCCGCTGCTGATTCCCGTACTGACGATCTCCGGTCTCGCCGACCTCGCCACCGTCCACGAACGCGGAGCGTGA